The Bradyrhizobium betae genomic interval TTGCGGATCGAGCCGTCGCTGAGCTTGACCGCGACCGGGTTGCGGTCGTGCAGCACGTTGACGTCGAGCAGGCTGCGGGTCGCCAGCGTGTAGATCATGAAACCGCCGACGGCTGCAATGATGGCGCTGTAGGCCACGGTTCGCGCGCGCACGATCTTGTAGATCGGCGCCTTGCCTTCCTGGCGGCGGTGGATGTTGATGTCGTTGTCGTAGCCGATCAGCCGCTTCGGCCGGCCGATCTTCGTCATCACGTTGTCGCAGGCGTCGATGCAGAGCCCGCACTGGATGCATTCGAGCTGCGGCCCGTTGCGGATGTCGATGCCGGTCGGGCAGACCGCGACGCATTGATAGCAGTCGACGCAATCGCCCACCTGCTCGCCGAGCGCGCGCAGCTCGGCCGCCTTCTTGACCGAGGTGCGCTTCTCGCCGCGGTCGTAGCGGTAGGTGACGTTGAGCGCCCATTCGTCGGTGAGCGCGGCCTGGATCCGCGGCCAGGGACACATGTAGGTGCAGACCTGCTCGCGCATGTAGCCGGCGAGCAGATAGGTCGTCGCGGTGAGGATGCCGATCCAGATATAGGCGATCATCGGCCCCTGGAAGGTGACGAGCTCCTTCACCAGCGTCGGCGCGTCATAGAAATAGAGCACCCAGGCGCCGCCGGTCCACCAGGCGATCATGAGCCAGATCGAATGCTTGAGCACGATCTCGGAGATGCGCTCGAGCTTCATCGGGTCGGACGACTTGTCCTTCTTCATCCGCTCGCGCCGGTCGCCTTCGACCAGACGCTCGACGGCGTAGAACACGTCGGTCCACACCGTCTGCGGGCAGAGATAGCCGCACCAGATGCGGCCGCCGACCGAGTTCATCAGGAACAGCGCAACCGCCGCCACGATCAGGAGGCCGGTGAAGTAGTAGACCTCCTGCGGCCACAGCTCGATGAAGAAGAAGTAGAAGCGGCTGTTGGGCAGATCGATCAGCACCGCCTGGCTGGGGGCGCCGAGGCCGCGGTTCCAGCGCACGAAGGGCAGGAAGTAGTAGATGCCGAGGCAGACCGCCATCAGGCCCCATTTGATCCGGCGGAAGGTTCCCGAGACGCTCTGGGGATAAACCTTCTTGTGGGCTACGTAGAGTGGCCCGTTGTCGCCGTCGGATGTGAGGTCTTTGGGGTTCACGGTCTTGTTCATCGCCTAGAACTTCTCGAAAAGGTGCGATTAAACCTAGACCCGACACCGCCGCGTCAGTTGATCCAGCTCAAACGGGGGCGGTTTTGTTCGCCCCCGCTTGTGGCCAGTCGGTTACTTTCCACCGCCCAGCGAGTGGACGTAGACCGCCATCGCCTTGATCGTGGCGGGATCGAGCCGCCCTTCCCAGGCCGGCATGACGCCGGCGCGGCCCTGGCTGATGGTCTCGATCAGGGTCGCTTCGTCCGAGCCGTAGAGCCAGATCTTGTCGGTCAGGTTCGGTGCGCCCATCTCCTGGTTGCCCTTGCCGCCGTCGCCGTGGCAGGCGACGCAATTCTCCGCGAAGATCTTCTCGCCCTTGGCCGCGTCATAGCCCTTGCGGGTCGGAAGGCCCGACAAGGCGCGGACATAGTTGGCGACCGTGACGATCTCTTCCGGCTTCAGCACGCCGTCCTTACCGAAGGCGAGCATCTGGCCCTCATGTGTCTTGGCATGACCCGAGCGCGCGCCGAACTGGATGGTCTGCATGATCTGGTCGAGCGTGCCGCCCCACAGCCAATCGTCGTCGTTCAGGTTCGGATAGCCCTTGGCACCGGCTGCGCCGGAGCCGTGGCACGGCGCGCAATTGTCGCCGAACACGGTCTTGCCCTTGGCGCGGGCGAGCGCCAGCAAGGCCGGGTCCTTCTCGATGTCGGCGAGCGAGGCCGCCGCCAATGCCGCCATCTTGTCACCGCGGATCGTCTCAAGATTGGCGAGCTCCACCGCAAGGCTGGCGCGCGTCGAGTAGCCGAGCAGACCTGTCGTATTGCTCGAGATCAGCGGCCAGGCCGGATAGATGATCCAGTAGCCGATCGCCCAGACGATGGTCAGATAGAAAGTGATCACCCACCAGCGCGGCAGCGGTGTGTTGAGCTCCTTGATGCCGTCCCATTCATGTCCGGTCGTGTGCCTGCCGGTGACGGCATCGAATTCGCCTTGATGTTCGCTCATGATCTCTCACTCCTCCCGCAGCGGCAGGCTGGCCGCTTCGTCGAATCCAGCCTTGTTGCGGGGCCAAAACGCGTAGGCGATAATCGCGAGAAAGATCGCGACGAAGACCGGCGTCCAGACCGTGGTCACGAGACCGGACGCGAGATTGTCGAGTGTCAGGATGGCTTTCATCGTTCGTGCCTTCTCAGCGAAGATTGGCTTTCTCGTTGTAGATCTTGAAGTCGACCAGAGTGCCGAGCATCTGCAGGTACGCGATCAGTGCGTCCATCTCGGTCGGCGTCCCGGTCTTGCCGTCGAAGTTGCGCACGACGGCCTTGGCGTAGCGCTTGGTGAAGGCGTCGGAACCGGAATTGTCCGGATCGGCCTGAGCCTTCATGTCGGCGCTTGCGTTGGCGATCTGGTCGTCGGTGTAGGGCACGCCGACGGTCCGCAGCGTCCGCATGTGGTCGGCGATCGTATCCGGATCGACTTCCGTCTGAGCCAGGAAGGGATAGCCCGGCATCACCGATTGCGGGACGATCGCGCGCGGGTTGGTCAGATGGGTGACGTGCCAGTCGTCGGAATATTTGGCGCCGACGCGGGCAAGGTCGGGACCGGTGCGCTTCGAGCCCCACTGGAACGGGTGGTCGAACATGCTCTCGGCGGCGAGCGAGAAGTGGCCGTAGCGCTCGACCTCGTCGCGCAGGGGCCGGATCATCTGCGAATGGCAGAGATAGCAGCCCTCGCGGACATAGATGTTGCGGCCGGCGAGTTCGAGCGGCGTGTAGGGCCGCACCCCGTCCACCACCTCGATCGTGCTCTTGAGGTAGAACAGCGGGGTGATCTCGACGAGACCGCCGATCGCGATCACCAGCAAAATGCCGACGACCAGGATGATCGAGTTCTTTTCGAAGATTTGGTGACGTGTCCAGAACGACATGGGAAGCTCCTCATTCCGCCGGCTGAAGAGCGACGGGCATCTGGACTTCCTGCTCGCCGATGCGAACCGTCATCCAGAGGTTATAGGCCATGATCAGCGCGCCGATCAGGAACAGCGCACCGCCAGCGGCGCGAATGACGTAGAAGGGATGCATCGCCTCGACGGTTTCGATGAAGGAATATTCGAGGAAGCCGAGCGAGGTGTACGCACGCCACATCAGGCCCTGGAGGATGCCGGACACCCACATCGCCGAGATGTAGAGGACGATACCGAGGGTCGCGATCCAGAAGTGCCAGTTGACGAGCTTCAGGCTGTAGAGGCCTTTCTTGTTCCAGGCCCACGGCACCAGGCAGTACAGCGCGCCGAAGGAGACGAAGCCGACCCAGCCGAGCGCGCCGGAATGCACGTGGCCGATGGTCCAGTCGGTGTAGTGGCTGAGCGAGTTGACCACCTTGATCGACATCATCGGACCTTCGAAGGTCGACATGCCGTAGAAGGCCACGGAGACGACGAGCATGCGCAGCACGGGATCGGTGCGCAGCTTGTCCCAGGCCCCCGACAGCGTCATCAGGCCGTTGATCATGCCGCCCCAGGAGGGCATCCACAGCATGATCGAGAAGGTCATGCCGAGCGTCTGCGTCCAGTCCGGCAGCGCCGTGTAGTGCAGATGGTGCGGGCCGGCCCAGATATAGAGGAAGATCAGCGCCCAGAAGTGGATGATCGAGAGCCGGTAGGAATAGATCGGCCGCTCGGCGCGCTTCGGAATGAAGTAGTACATGATGGCGAGGAAGCCGGCGGTCAGGAAGAAGCCCACCGCGTTATGGCCGTACCACCACTGGAACATCGCATCCTGGATACCGCCCCAGGCGATGTAGGACTTCGAGCCGAACACCGAGACGGGAAGGGCCGGATTGTTGCCGAGATGCAGGACCGCGATCGTCACGATGAAGGCGAGATAGAACCAGTTCGCGACGAAGATATGCGGCTCCTTGCGCTTGATGATGGTCGCAAGGAACACGAGCAGATAGGTCACCCAGACGATGGTCAGCCAGAGGTCGGCATACCATTCCGGCTCGGCATATTCCTTGGACTGCGTCACGCCGAGCAGATAGCCGGTGCCCGCGATCAGGATGAAGAAATTGTAGCCGAGCACGACGAACCAGGGCGCGAGGTCGCCAGCGAGCCGCGCGCGGCAGGATTTCTGCACGACATAGAAGGATGTCCCAATCAGCACGTTGCCGCCGAAGGCGAAGATCACCGCGGAGGTGTGCAGCGGTCGCAACCGTCCGAACTGAATCCACTGCAAGTCGAAATTCAGCGCGGGCCAGGCCAGCTGCGACGCGATGATCAGCCCGACGAGAAAGCCCGCGATGCCCCAGAACATCGCCATGAAGGAGCAGAACTTGATCGGCCCCATGTTGTAGTTGGGACGACCGTTGATCTCCGCCGCCGGCAGTGCCGCCGGGCGGTCGAAGTAGCGATTGATGATGAAGAACACAGCGGCGACGCTCGCCGCCGCGCCGAGCGCGGCGTGAAAAGCGAAGGGCGCATCGAGCGCCTTGGCCGAGGCGATCACGCAAAGGAAGGCGGTGACTGCGAACACGACAGCCAGGCCGCTTTCACCGATGGTCATGGATTTGGAGATGGAGGGCTGGCTCATGCGGATTCTCTCTGAAAGAACACGGGGCCAGAAACCACATTCACCCTCGCGGGGAATTGATTGAAATCAAGACAGATGGATTTCTGTTAATGTGAGGCGGATAAGGATCGGGAAACGATATCAATCGCTTCCACCGCGCATTGCGCGCGCGGCGAGGCCCCGCCTCCGTGGAAACACGGAGGCCCTGATCGCGGGAGATCCGGGGCTATTCGTCAGTCGCGCGCGGTCGCCTTGAGCGCCGAAATGAGATCCTCGCGGGCGATGATCCCGACCAGCTTCTGCGCACCGTCGAGCACGATGATGCTCCTGATGCGGTGCTCGACCATGATCTGGAGAACCCGCGTCAACCTCGTATCGGGGCTGACATAGATGAACTCCGGCGTCATGACATCGCCGACCTTGCGGCTCATCAGGTCGGGATAGCGCGGCAGCATCTGGCTCGGCGTGAAGGCGAAGCACTTCAGGATGTCGAATTTGGTGACGATGCCGACCACCTGCCCGTCGTCCTCGACCGGATAGCTGTTGAAATCGTCGTCCTCGAACATCTCGCTGAGCGCGAGCATGTCGAGGTCGCGCTGCACCGTCCTGACGTTGCGCGTCATGTAGCCGTCGACGGTCTGCTCGAGAAACTTGTACACGGCGCGTCCTCTTCGATTCGCTTCCAGCCGGCCGTCAGTGCGACAGCAGCACGCAGCGGGCGGATTGCGTGACCAGATATTGGGTAACACCGCCGAGAATCATTTCGCGGAAGCGCGAATGACCATAGGCACCGGCAACGATCAGGCTTGCGCCGACATCGCCCGCGACTTTCTCCAATTGCCCGGCGACGGTTTCGTTCCGGGCCGCTTCGCAGACCCGCGCGGTCGCGGTAACGCCGTGACGGGCAAGCCACGCCGTCACGTCGGTCACACCGGCGACGGCGGCGGAACGGTCGTCGTCACCTTCCGAAATCGCGACGATGGCGACATCCCTGGCCTTGCGCAGCATCGGCAGCGCGTCGGCCAGTGCCCGCCGCGACTCCGGCGTATCCTTCCACGCCACGAGGACGCTGCGCAGATCGAGCCAGTTGACGCCGTCGGGCACGACCAGGATCGGCCGGCCCGACTGCATCACCAGATCCTTGGGGCTCGCGAGCGCGAATGCGTCGGAGAAGGCCGGGCTCTGCCCGCCGCTGACGATGATGTCGGCGCAACGCGCCTGGGTGAGCGTAAACCGCTCCGGGAAATCCATGGCACTGCGCCATTCCACATGGCCGCCGCGATTTTTGATCGCGGAACGGAATTGCGCCTCCAGTTCGGCCAGGCGCCTCTTGATGGAGGCTTCCTCCTGGTCGATCAGTCCCTGAGCCGCGGCGCCATCGGTGAAATAGAGCGGCGGCGCGAACTGCGCCGCGGCGACCCCGACGATGGCCGCCTCGAATCGCTCGGCAAGCTCGCCTGCGACCTGTAGACGCGAATCGTTGGGCTGATCGAGCGCCAGGCTGACCATCACGGTCGCATATGTCATCGAAACTCTCCGAAACTCTCCGGGCATCAAGCTTTCATGAAACTGTAGCTCTGTCGACGCTCCGCAGGATGAGATAGATCAAACCTTCCGGGCACCGTGCCGTGGGGCCTCAGCCGATGGAATAAGACATCCGAACTTGCCTCAGGCCCGGGCTTGGGCGACATTGCGTCGGCGGTAACGGCATCCGGGCTGACCGCATGAAGATGGAGCCACCGCTTGTCGCCGACCCGCGTTACGCATCCCAATGATGACGGCCGGGGCGAGCATTTCCGCGTTCGAATCGAGGGGTTTGGCGTCGGCACCTGGGATCTCGATCTCAGGACGATGGAATTGGAATGGTCCGACACGTCCAGGGCCCTGTTTGGCGTCGAGCCGGACGAGCCGGAGAGCTACGAGCTGTTCCTGGCGCGCCTCGAGCCCAACGACCGCGAGTGGGTCGAGCGCGCGATCAAGCGCGTCTGCGAGCACGGCGGCAGTTTTGACGTGTCCTTCAGGGTCGCAGGCGACCACGGCAGGGAAAAGTGGATTCGCGCCCGGGCGGGTCTCATTCGGGACGAGGCCGGCGCCGCCTGCCACCTCAGCGGCATTTTCCTCGACATCGACGAGGAGAAGCAGGTCGAGGAGGCGCTGCGCACGCGCGAATCACACCTGCGCTCGATCCTTCGCACCATTCCGGACGCCATGATCGTCATCGACGGCCATGGCGTGATCCAGCTGTTCAGCACGGCGGCCGAGCACCTGTTCGGCTGGCCCGAGCAGGAGGCGATCGGCCAGAACGTCAGCATCCTGATGCCGGAGCCAGACCGCTCCCGTCACGACGGCTACATCGCGCGTTATCGCGTCACCCACGATCCGCACATCATCGGCATCGGCCGCATCGTGACCGGCAAGCGCCGCGACGGGACCACCTTTCCGATGCACCTGTCGATCGGCGAGATGCAGTCCGGCGGCGAGCCCTATTTCACCGGCTTCGTTCGCGATCTGACCGAGCATCAGCAGACCCAGGCGCGGCTCCAGGAGCTCCAGTCCGAGCTGGTCCACGTCTCCAGGCTGAGCGCCATGGGCGAGATGGCCTCCGCGCTCGCCCATGAGCTCAACCAGCCGCTGGCCGCGATCAGCAACTACATGAAGGGCTCGCGGCGGCTATTGTCGGGCAGCAATGATCCGAACACCGCCAAGATCGAGAGCGCGATGGATCGTGCGGCCGAGCAGGCGGTGCGCGCCGGCCAGATCATTCGCCGGTTGCGCGATTTCGTCGCGCGCGGGGAGTCCGAGAAGCGGGTCGAGAGCCTGTCGAAGCTGATCGAGGAAGCCGGCGCCCTCGGCCTTGCCGGCGCGCGCGAGCAGAACGTGCAGCTCCGCTTCAGCCTCGATCCGGATGCCGATCTGGTGCTGGCCGACCGGGTGCAGATCCAGCAGGTGCTGGTCAACCTGTTCCGCAACGCACTGGAAGCGATGGCGCAATCGCAGCGGCGCGAGCTCGTCGTCTCCAACGCCCGCGTCGGGGACGACATGATCGAGGTGGAGGTGTCCGACACCGGCCACGGCTTCGGGGATGACGTCATTCCAAACCTGTTTCAGACTTTCTTCACCACCAAGGACACCGGCATGGGCGTGGGACTGTCCATCAGCCGCTCGATCATCGAAGCTCACGGTGGCCGCATGTGGGCCGAGAGTAACGCATCGGGGGGAGCGACATTCCGCTTCACCCTGCCGGCAGCCGACGAGACCTGATCCATGACGACCAAGGGACATATCTACGTCATCGACGACGACGAGGCGATGCGGGACTCGCTGAACTTCCTGCTGGATTCCTCCGGCTTCGGCGTCACGCTGTTCGACAATGCGCAGAGCTTCCTCGACGCCCTGCCCGACCTCGCCTTCGGCTGCGTCGTCTCCGACGTACGCATGCCGGGCATCGACGGCATCGAGCTGCTGAAGCGCATGAAGACCCAGCACAGCCCGTTTCCGATCCTGATCATGACCGGGCATGGCGACGTGCCGCTCGCGGTCGAGGCGATGAAGCTGGGCGCCCTCGACTTCCTGGAAAAACCCTTCGAGGACGACCGCCTCGTCACCATGATCGAATCCGCGATTCGCCAGGCCGAGCCGGCGGCCAAGAGCGAATCCATTGCCCAGGACATCGCAGCCCGGGTCGCCTCCTTGAGCCCCAGGGAGCGCCAGGTGATGGAGGGGCTGATCGCGGGCCTCTCCAACAAGCTGATCGCCAGGGAATACGACATCAGCCCGCGCACCATCGAGGTCTACCGGGCCAATGTGATGACCAAGATGCAGGCCAACAGCCTCTCGGAGCTGGTGCGGCTGGCGATGCGCGCCGGCATGCTGAAGGATTGAGGCAAGTCAAGATTCGTCCTCGCGGACCGTGCTAGTTGATCAGGCATGATTGAGATCAGCTCACGTCCTGGGCAGCTCCCGAAGGCGACATCCACCAAGCCCACAATCTACGTGGTCGATGACGATGATGCCGTCCTGGGATCTCTGCGCTTCCTGCTGGAAACCGACGGCTTTGCCGTGCGGACCTTCAGGAATGCGACGGCCCTGCTCAATGCGAGCGGCGCGCACGGCGCGGATTGCTACGTCATCGACTACAAGATGCCTGACATCAACGGCCTCGAGCTCGCCGGCCGCCTGCGCCAGTCCGACGGCGAAACGCCGGTGATCCTGATCACCGGCTATCCGGACGTGAACATCTCCGCCCGGGCCGCGGCCGCGGGCGTAAAAGACGTGATTTTGAAGCCGCTTCTCGACGAAAACCTGGTCAAGCGCATCCGCCATGCCATCCAGGACAGGGCCGGGAACTGACCTACGGGATTCTACGTAGGTAAACCTCCTTAAGATATCTCGCGAAATTTTCCGGCCGCCCGATACCGCGTACCAATTCGCCATCACAACGGAGATGGCGCAGATGCTGACCCAGACGCTCAACACCCAGGCAATCAACACCCAGATCAACGGCAAGATTGCCCCGGCCCATCCCGTCTCCGACCAGTTCGGCGCAATCGCAGGCCATATCGGCCTCGTCGCCACCGAGTTCTCCTACCGCAAGGAAGAAGAGATCTACGGCGAGGACGAGCCGTCCGAATATGTCTACCAGGTCGTTTCCGGCGCGGTGCGCAGCTACAAGCTCCTCTCCGACGGCCGTCGCCAGATCGGCGCCTTCCACCTTCCCGGCGACGTGTTCGGCCTCGAGTCCGGCCCCACCCACCGCCTTGCCGCTGAAGCCATCATCGACACCACCGTGCGCCTCGTGAAGCGCGCCAGCCTCGAAAAGGCCGCCGGCACCGACGTGCAGGTCGCCCGCAAGCTCTGGGCCATGACCGCCGGCGAGCTTCGCCACGCCGAAGACCACATGCTGCTGCTGGGCCGCAAGACCGCGATGGAGCGTGTCGCGACCTTCCTGCTCGAAATGGACCGCCGCCTCGCCGTTGCCGGCATGATGGCGCTGCCGATGTGCCGCCGCGACATCGGCGACTATCTCGGCCTCACGCTCGAGACCGTGTCGCGCGCGCTGTCCCAGCTTCACGCCCAGGGCATTCTCGGCTTCTCCGGCGCCCGCCAGATCGTGCTGCGCAACCGCGCCCGCCTGCACAATCTCGACGCCTGATCTTTCCTCCCCCACTTATGGCCGGCTGAATTCGTTCAGCCGGCCATTTCTTTTGCGGCGATCATGCCCATGCGCCGGGTTTCCGGCATCACCAGCAGGATCAGCAGAAGCCCCGTCGCGGCGACGCCGGAAAGTCCGATGAACGCCGTGGCATTGCCGAACTTGTCGCTGACATAGCCGCCGAGCGCCGTGCTCAGCGACGCACCGATGCCGGTCGCGGTGCCGACGATGCCCTGCGCAAGGTTGAAGTGTCCGCTGCCGAAGGCGACGTCGGCCACGATCAACGGAATCATCACCGCGAACACCGCCGCCGTGATGCCGTCGAACACCTGCACCGCGACCAGCAGATAGGGATCCCGCACCGTCGCGAACAGCAGGCCACGGATCGTCAGCGCGGCGAAACCGATCAACAACAATGGCCGCCTGCCCCACGCTTGCGCCTTGCGTCCGACGGTCGGCGACAGCAACGCCACGATCGCCTGCGGCACGACGATGCAGAAAGCGACGAGGACCGTCGCCCATTGGCTCGACCGCGCCGTCACCGCGCTCGCCATCAGCGGCATCATCGCGGCGTTCGCGAGCTGCAACAGCAGGACGCTCAGAGCAAAGACGATCAGCGGCTTCTGCCGGATCAGATGCCAGATATTGGTGTCACCGCGATTCCTGGCCTCGCGCGGCATCTCGCCGTGGCAGCGGGCGATATCGACCTCCTCCTCGCGAATACGCGACAGCGCGATCAGGGTCGGGATCGCAAGCAGGAAAGTGACCAGGAACACCGAGCGGCTCGACAGCAGGTAACCGGCCGTGCCCATCACCGCCGCCGCGACGCCATTGCCGAGCGAAGCGAACCGGGCGTTGCGGCCGAGGCGCTCGCCGATCGCGAGCGGCCCGACGAGACCGAGGCTGATCGCCGCAATCGCCGGCCCGAGCACGCAGCTCGCCGCCGCATGCAGCGTAGCCGCGGCCATCACCACCGGGAAGATCGGCATCGCCGCATAGGCCAGCGCACAGCAGCCGATGGCGGTGATCGCAAGTCCGGCGACCAGCCGCTCGGATTTCGCCGCGTCGATGATCGCACCACCCGGCATCTGCCCGATCAGGGCGACGATGCCGCCGATCGACAGCACGAGGCCGATCTCGACCTGGGTCCATTTTTGCGTCGTGAGGTAGACCGCGATGAAGGGGCCGAAGCCGGTCTGCACGTCGGCGAGGAAGAAGATGAACCAGTCGAGACCGCGCAGGCTCTGGCGCGAGGGGGCCGGAATACCCGAGGGCGATGGCGCCGCTAGATTGTCCTGCTCAACGCGACTCTCGCGGTCTGCATGGTTCGGCTTTCTCGACAACATCACCGGCGGCCATCCCTCCCCGCGCCTCACTGAGCAGCTTGCAGCGGTTGCAGGCTGCCGGATGCGCCAAGCACGACCATCGGCGTGTCTTCCTTGTACTCCGGCGCGGCCGCGACCTGCGCCTTGGTCAGTTCCAGCGTGATGCTGTCCCTCTTGTTGACAATCTTGCCGAACCGCATCGCGTTCCAGTCCACGACGATCTTGCGGCTGCCGACGCCGAGGAAGCCGCCGAAATCGATCACGGCCGCGCGCACGTGCCCGCTGCGGTCGACGATGACGTCGACGATCCGGCCCATGTCCTCGTTCGCCGCGCTGAGCACGTCGCGGCCGAGCACGCCATGCGCGTCGCTGGCGCCGATGATCGTTACCGATGGCGGCGGCGCGGCGTCCTTCGGCGTGACTGGAACCGTCGAGGCCGGCGGCGCTGCCGTCGCCGGCGCATTCACGTCGCCCGAGGCCGCGGGCAGCTCCTCGGCGGCGCGCGACACCGCGACCGTCAATCCCGCGACGATCGCGACGCTCAGGGACAACCATCCGGCGCTACGCATGAACCCTCCTCGCCGGCGCCGCTAGCGGGCCAGCACGATCGACACCTGGATCTGGCCGCGCGTGCGCAAGACCTCCAGCGCCATGTCGTCGCCGTGGCGGCTGACACGCAGGTCCACGCTGGACTCGCCGAGGCGCAGATCGCGCAGAATCACTTCGTTCAGGAAATTCGGCAGATGCGGATTGCGCAACCGAATCTCGCCGCGGCCGACGTCGAACTCGATGCCGAGCGCCGCCTCCAGCAGCGTGAACGGCGTCGCGCTGGCCCAGGCCTGCGGCGCGCAGGCAACCGGATAGAGCGTCGGGCCACGCCGCTTCTCGCGCCGAAAGCCGCAGAACAATTCCGGCAGCCGCCGCAGGTCCATGTAAGTGGCCGCGTCGAACAGGCCCTTGAAGACATGCGCGACCGAATGCTTGAGCCCGTAGCGCGCGAGCCCGAGCGCAATCAGCGCGTTGTCATGCGGCCAGATTGACCCGTCATGATAGGACATCGGATTGTAGCGCACCTCGCCTTGCGCGACGGTGCGGATGCCCCAGCCCGAGAAGAAATGCGGACCCATCAGATCGGCGGCGACCAGGCGTGCGCGATCCTCGCGGATCATGCCGCTGAATAGCACCTGCCCGGCATTCGAGGTCCGCACCTTGCAGGGTCGCTTCTGTCCATCTAGCGCGAGCGCATAGGTGCCTAGCTCCTCGCACCAGAATGCCTTCTCGAACCGCTCCGCCAGCGACTTGGCTTCGGCCTCGAGCTTTTTGGCAAGGTCGGGCTTGCCAAGCCGCAACGCGCAACGCGCGGCGAGCTGCTTTGCGACAAAGACGTAACCTTGCACCTCCGCCAGCGCGAGATTGCCCTCCGCAAGCTGGCCGTCGGCATGGAAGATCGCGTCGTAGGAATCCTTCCAGCCCTGGTTGGCCAGCCCCTTTTCGGTCGCGCGCTGATATTCGACAAAGCCGTCCTGATCGGGGTCGCCGGGACCATCGATCCAGGCGAGCCCCGCCTCGATCGCCGGCCATAGCTCGATGAGCGTCTTCTCGTCGCCGGTACGCTCGAAATAGCGCCCCGCCAGCATCACGAACAGGGCGGTGGAGTCCACGCTGCCGTAATATTGCGCGAACGGAACCTCGCGCAGCGCGGCCATCTCACCGCCGCGCATCTCGTGCAGG includes:
- the fixJ gene encoding response regulator FixJ, with protein sequence MTTKGHIYVIDDDEAMRDSLNFLLDSSGFGVTLFDNAQSFLDALPDLAFGCVVSDVRMPGIDGIELLKRMKTQHSPFPILIMTGHGDVPLAVEAMKLGALDFLEKPFEDDRLVTMIESAIRQAEPAAKSESIAQDIAARVASLSPRERQVMEGLIAGLSNKLIAREYDISPRTIEVYRANVMTKMQANSLSELVRLAMRAGMLKD
- a CDS encoding response regulator transcription factor; the encoded protein is MIEISSRPGQLPKATSTKPTIYVVDDDDAVLGSLRFLLETDGFAVRTFRNATALLNASGAHGADCYVIDYKMPDINGLELAGRLRQSDGETPVILITGYPDVNISARAAAAGVKDVILKPLLDENLVKRIRHAIQDRAGN
- a CDS encoding helix-turn-helix domain-containing protein, with amino-acid sequence MLTQTLNTQAINTQINGKIAPAHPVSDQFGAIAGHIGLVATEFSYRKEEEIYGEDEPSEYVYQVVSGAVRSYKLLSDGRRQIGAFHLPGDVFGLESGPTHRLAAEAIIDTTVRLVKRASLEKAAGTDVQVARKLWAMTAGELRHAEDHMLLLGRKTAMERVATFLLEMDRRLAVAGMMALPMCRRDIGDYLGLTLETVSRALSQLHAQGILGFSGARQIVLRNRARLHNLDA
- a CDS encoding MFS transporter; this encodes MMLSRKPNHADRESRVEQDNLAAPSPSGIPAPSRQSLRGLDWFIFFLADVQTGFGPFIAVYLTTQKWTQVEIGLVLSIGGIVALIGQMPGGAIIDAAKSERLVAGLAITAIGCCALAYAAMPIFPVVMAAATLHAAASCVLGPAIAAISLGLVGPLAIGERLGRNARFASLGNGVAAAVMGTAGYLLSSRSVFLVTFLLAIPTLIALSRIREEEVDIARCHGEMPREARNRGDTNIWHLIRQKPLIVFALSVLLLQLANAAMMPLMASAVTARSSQWATVLVAFCIVVPQAIVALLSPTVGRKAQAWGRRPLLLIGFAALTIRGLLFATVRDPYLLVAVQVFDGITAAVFAVMIPLIVADVAFGSGHFNLAQGIVGTATGIGASLSTALGGYVSDKFGNATAFIGLSGVAATGLLLILLVMPETRRMGMIAAKEMAG
- a CDS encoding PRC-barrel domain-containing protein translates to MRSAGWLSLSVAIVAGLTVAVSRAAEELPAASGDVNAPATAAPPASTVPVTPKDAAPPPSVTIIGASDAHGVLGRDVLSAANEDMGRIVDVIVDRSGHVRAAVIDFGGFLGVGSRKIVVDWNAMRFGKIVNKRDSITLELTKAQVAAAPEYKEDTPMVVLGASGSLQPLQAAQ
- a CDS encoding amylo-alpha-1,6-glucosidase, translating into MAAEAVTQLVSVTRTLEQVAEQPFYIPMTGPSARPRRSLKHDDTFIVLDSHGDIGASAGGPDGLFNQDTRYLARLELVLDDLQPLLLGSNLRDDNSALTVDLTNPDIYRSGSLVLQKDLLHIVRTIFLWRGTAYQRIGVQNHGDRRASFELTLLFGNDFADLFEVRGERRARRGTGTSKLLGPTDVLFEYRGLDDAERTTGLHFDPRPTRLSVNAATWQLELDPHESRSLFVAASCNRPVAEKPARFFRGLLAHRREMRQSTMGAASIETSNNIFNEVLCQAMADLNMLMTETPQGRYPYAGIPWYSTTFGRDGLITALQMLWVDPRIAKGVLRRLAHFQAKAVDPRADAAPGKILHEMRGGEMAALREVPFAQYYGSVDSTALFVMLAGRYFERTGDEKTLIELWPAIEAGLAWIDGPGDPDQDGFVEYQRATEKGLANQGWKDSYDAIFHADGQLAEGNLALAEVQGYVFVAKQLAARCALRLGKPDLAKKLEAEAKSLAERFEKAFWCEELGTYALALDGQKRPCKVRTSNAGQVLFSGMIREDRARLVAADLMGPHFFSGWGIRTVAQGEVRYNPMSYHDGSIWPHDNALIALGLARYGLKHSVAHVFKGLFDAATYMDLRRLPELFCGFRREKRRGPTLYPVACAPQAWASATPFTLLEAALGIEFDVGRGEIRLRNPHLPNFLNEVILRDLRLGESSVDLRVSRHGDDMALEVLRTRGQIQVSIVLAR